The genomic region AATCTGTCTGGGATAGACTAACACACCTGCTCATTTGCACTTTTGTTGTACAAGCTTCATGCTGTTACCAGTTTGCAAAATAAAATCTTTCAAATTGGCCAAAGCTGTACCTGCTGGGGAATAAAGCTCAAATGTCTCAAATGTAAAATGTGGAAATGAGTCATTCATAATAAGGGATTCTTTTGTTGTTCAGGAAGCGCAGAAAAAAGATGAGAAGCTGCTGGAGTTTCCTCTGAAGCTGAGTCACATCCAGGCAGCTTCCAGGTCAGACGTCATTTTCACATGTTAATTATCGTTCTCCAAATGCAGACTCCTGTTGTTGCTGTTAAAAACCTTAAAGCTCCTGTTTTCTCAGCAGCTTTTGTCTGCCATATATCTTGCACAACATTGCCCTCTGCTGGTTTTCCATTATTACTTCAGCGTTTCCTTCAGTTTTGACCTGATTCAAATGTGAAACACAGAATTCATGTATATCACATATGCATTTCAGGATAGTTGTagtgttaattattattattgttattattattattccaggaTCTCCTTGGAAACGCTGGATTTCGACCTGCAGTGGCTGACGTCTCGCACACACTCAGTAGAGGAGAGCATCCAAAGAGACacagagctgctgcagcagctggatGCCTTCCTGCAGGTAGACGGTTCGACTTCAGTGTCAGCTTTAAGTTACCAGATAGAATACTGTGTGTTGATCATATGCAGAGCTGTTATTCTCTTTGCATCTCAGCGTGCCACTTCGTCACTGTGCTCACTTCGCGGCAGCCGGCAGCAGCTCAGGAAAGAAGGCAACGAACTGCTGGAGTTCTTCTGTGAGGACAGAGACACATTCAGACTGGACGACTGCTTCAGCATCTTCAACACGTTCTGCTCCCGCTTCACTGATGCCGTCCAGGTGACCACGTGAACACAGACTTATTTATGTTTGAGCAATGATAATATGACACTGGCAAACCCACTGGGATGGACTGCGGTTCATAAATGCTTTTAAATTATAACCTGACAATTTTTAAAGCATTCAGTTTTGGTGTCAGTTTCCGTCTGATCCAGAACAGCCGTCTGGCAGGCGTAGAGCTGATATGGTATAACGGATGCAGCCAAATCACAAGTGTTTTATGCCATCAGGGTACAGGACACATCACAGGCCATCTGGCAATGCAAGTTGACATGTGCACCATATTGAACACTAAGAATTAGCACCGTACTGCATTGCACATTGGCACCATATTGCACATTGAGAATTGGCACCATACCATATTGCACATTGGCACCATATTGCACATTGAGAATTGGCACCATACCATATTGCACATTGGCACCATATTGCACATTGAAAATTGGCAGACTACTGCATTGCACATTGAGAATTGGCACCATACCATATTGCATATTGGCAACATATTGCACATTGAGATTTGGAATGGTACTATATTGCACTTTGTTACCATATTGCACATTGAAAATCGGCACTGTACTGCATTGCACATTGGCACCATATTGCACATTTAGAATTGGCACCATACCCTATTGCACATTGACACCATATTGCACATTGAGAATTGGCACCATACCCTATTGGACATTGGCACCATATTGCACATTGAGAATTGGCACCATACTGTATTGCACTTTGTTACCATATTGCACATTGAAAATCGGCACCGTACTGCATTGCACATTGGCACCATATTGCACATTGAGAATTGGCACCATACTGTACTGCACATTGGCACCATATTGCACATTGAGAATTGGTACCATACCATATTGCATATTCGCAACATATTGCACATTGAGATTTGAAATGGTACTACATTGCACATTGGCACCATATTGCACATTGAAAATCGGCACCGTACTGCATTGCACATTGGCACCATATTGCACATTGAGAATTGGCACCATACCGTATTGCACATTGGCACCATATTGCACATTGAAAATCGGCACCGTACTGCATTGCACATTGGCACATACCGTATTGCACATTGGCACCATATTGCACATTGAGAATTGGCACCATACCATATTGCATATTCGCAACATATTGCACATTGAGATTTGAAATGGTACTGCATTGCACATTGGCACCATATTGCACATTTAGAATTGGCACCATACCCTATTGGACATTGGCACCATATTGCACATTGAGAATTGTCACCGTACCATATTGCACATTGGTACCATATTGCACATTGAGAATTGGCACCGTACCCAATTGGATGTTGGCACCATATTGCACATTGGTATTGGCACCATACTGTATTGCACATTGTTGCCATATTGCACATTGAGATTTGGCACTGtaattgtgatttggcaccatattTCATATGGTGCCTACATGGCGCCTAGTGTGAATTCAGCAGCTGGACATTGAGATCTTGACAAAAGTTATCATACAGAAGTAGAGCTGATGTAACATAACTGATACAAGCCTTTTATTCTGTTCCAGTAATAACAATTCACGGGCCGTCTGGCATTTTAATGAGCATCCGATGACTACCGCTGCCACCTGCAGCTTAGTGAAAATGACATTATTCATCTCTCTGTTTATTTGTGCCTTGCTCTCTtgaaaggagaacatgcagcgaGAACGTAAGGAAGAAGTCCGTCAACGTCAGTTACTGGAGCTGGAGGAGCAGAAGAGGCATTCATGGTCTGGTGGTGAGGAGGTGAGTTGAgcataaacacaaatacacaaatctCCCTGTGTGTTGATGAATTTTCATTAATCCTGCAATCTGGTTGTAGGTGGGCGGAGCCTTTGGTTtttgccacagcagtgagatgaGTATGATTGGCGCTATGTCACAGCGCAGTGAAACTGGACTGCTAATAGAGTTCCTGTCCTCTAGGACACATCGCCGCTCACCCTTCAACAACTTAGACAAGTCAAGATGGTCAAGGAGCTTAAGGCGTTCCCGGAACTCCCCATCCAGGTCACCATCCCTTGTTGCAGAGCGCGATCTGAGCACTTTCCTGGGGGCAGGACCACCTAGTTCTAAGGTTTTCTGGGAGACTATCCAGGGAGAGGCGAGGAAATTTTCCCAGTCAACCACACACAGGTTCATAAATCCCGAATATTCCACTCGGAATCAAACCCAAAGCCTGGCGGTCAAAGGGTCCAAGTTATCCCGAAACCAGCGGAATCAGATTGGTGAGATGGACCCAcaaactcctcctcctccttcttccaGGAATACAGGGGGTTTAAGATTAGCATTGACACAACATACAGCCATCACTTACCTCAACCAGGACAACACTCGGACTCTAATAGACCACATAGGCCCTGCCGGGGAAGTTGTTCGCAAAGCTACCGCCAACTCCAACCAGCAGCAATCTGACCACAACAACAATGGCAGTCATCTGCCAGATCATTTTTTAAATGAGCAGAAAAAAGTGCTTTCAGACCACGAAACCCACTTTCGTTTGGGAGATGAAAAAACCTTAAACGCCAGTGAGGATTTTAGCATGCAAATCCCCTCGAGTGATGAAAAACCCCAAACCGGCACTTCCAAAATCAGCAACATGACGGTGCTTATAGAGAAATGCACCCTTGTGCCTGAGCTGAAACTGTTTGATAAGGTCATGACCCCAAAATGTCATGAAGGTGAAGTGCCTCACTCCATCCGCCTCCATGGACATCACCAAGACGATCTTGTTGTTGCAGATTTGGAAGAGGAAGTAGCAGACCAATCCCGTGTCTGGGAGGCACAAAATAATTCCCAAGTTGTGAATACTGGAAAATCCAACATGCCAATGAGGTGTTCCTCCTCACCCACTCCATcagagagggaggaggaggagaagatggTGGTGTGGTGTGTGACGGGTGTGTGTGAGGCTGCTGATGAGTTGACACGATCTAACGAtgtacctgtgcaaatggtggaTCCACGCTGGCATGATAACCAAGCAGACCATCAAGATTCCTGTACTGCATTCAGTCGAACACCATCAGAACTCCATCCAGCCAATAAGACGCCAGTACCTGAACCCATCAGCAGCCAACCAGTGCCCGTGTCCCGCCCTGAAGACCCGTCACTTCCCATCTCATCCAGCAGGCAACCTGCATCAGCCAATAAAATGCCTGCTGTCACTACAGATGCCTCGAAGGAAGATAAAGGACCAGCCAGTCAAGAGAACGTCGCAGAACACCTGTCCAGTGAGAAGATAGgtttggatgctcttcctgagcaATTACCACATGGCAAGAGTAGAAGTGAAATCAGTTCTCGTTGTACAGCCAAAGAAAATACAAGAGTGGTTTCTTCCACCAGTGAAAAGGCACAACCGGAAACCTCGACCAAACTATTGGGCAAGAACCGCCCTTCCTCTAAAACCCGGCCTTCTGGGCTCAAGGTTTCAAATGCACAAACTGCTGTCTCCAACAAATCCAAAGCCATCCGTACTTTGACCAAGTCAGAGAACGAGGACATCAGGCGGGTTGTGCACATTTCCAAATCCACCCGAGGTGCCAGCTCACCGGGCAAACACTCTGAGAAGCCTCCAGGCCACAAGAGTCCTTCAAGGACTTCAGCGCCTGCCAGTCTAACAGTGTCTAACCCCAGCGGTGCCTCCCTTCAGCAGGGGGACAGACCCTTGTCTGCCCCTTCATCCCGACGTGCCAGCATCCACAAGATACAAGACCCTAAAGAGGTTCCTGCAGTCAAGGAGTCTGTCAGAGACCAGAAGGATAAATTGCAAAGACGACCGTCCATCCGAAAGCCTTTAGTGAAGCCCAAAGCCCAACCAGAGGAGAAAATGTGCCGCTCCACACTCCGGGCGCTGTCCCAGGCTGTAGCAAAAGGTGGTGGCAGTGCAAGTGCCCCCGTCACCCCATCACATAAAACCACTGCAACTTCATCCTCACAACTTCCAAGCTTTGCTCGAAGCACTGCTTCTTCCACTTTCAGACGGAGTCAGACCACCCTCACTTCTCCTGCTCCTCCTCATTCTTCCCATCGCAGCACAGACTTGTCTCCCAAAACCTCCCCTAGGACAACCTCCTCCTCTTGCACCCATCCGTCCAGCACGGCCTCCACTTTTATCCAAACAGGCTCACTGAGAGCCTCCATGTCATCGAGATCTTTAGATCTACGCAGCCCGTCATCGTCGTCCTTGCAGAAGACATCTAAGAGTATTAGGACGCTTCCTTGCTCCCCAAGCTGTGACTCACTGGCTCCACCTAAAGGCCAACAGCAAAAAACCAGCGGCAGCTTCTCGGACAAGTCGTCTCATTCAAATGAATCTGGGAAGCCCACTAAACCAGGCTGGAGATAACAGGAGGAGTCTAGGCTATGTTCCAGCAAGACATCTGGATGGTGTCTCCAAGTCCTTCCTTCTTATCTCTTTTGAATATTGAAACTTTTTGACATAGGAAGAATGAATGCAGTTCCAAATGAAAGCAGAAAGTCTTCCTCAGGAAAAACGACAAGTGGCAAAAGAAGGAATGTCCAAGCTTGGGTTCGAAGTGCAATTAACCGACCCTATCTTTGTTTGAAAATGAAGACAAATTTGGCTTCTGCACTTTACACTGCAACCCTACATGGAAGTATAACCCATAGTCTCCAAAGTGTTCATTCAAACACTTTAGGTGTCCGTAACGGGAGAGGAAGAATTCAACTCAGAATTATTGTACTATACGTTCTCTAATTAAAACTGATGTTTATATAACCCGCCTCAAATAACAGCCGGGGATGCGACCCCTTTGAAATGTATAAATCTCAAATCCAGGTAGTTTTAGACCTTTTGGTTTTAACTCCGGCTTTCAAAAAGAACGATGTCACTCTATCACGTGGAATTTTGTTCCAGTGACTAATAAGAATCTTTTCTGAATAATTACCAGCATGTACTTGTTAAATTTCCTCAACTTTAAAGAAATGGCGACCTTATTTGTTGGACGTTTTTTATGCCTGTAAACGTTTAAGTAGATTAAGTAACACTGACGTCTTTAAAGGTACGGTAACGGCTCCATTGTTACTtttacaaataattatttttttaaaggccGTCTTTGTTTTACAGACAAGCAACATCTCGCGGTTGTGCAACTTTTATTGTGTAGCAAATCATTGTTATGCAACTTTCAATTCTCTTGGGAGGATGTCGAAATAAAACGGGTGGCAAAGTAGTAACAGACAAATCTGGGACTTTGCAGAGCTGCAGTTTGTCCATTGTATTCTACCAACGTTGTTGCCTTATTTTAATGATGACCTTGGCATTTCGCAACCCGTAGGTGAGCCCTTTATTTTCCAAGAACTTGACAGATGTGGCAGGTAACTTGCACAAATTGgagaaacaggaaaaaataatttagcATTGCGCTGAATTGCGTAGACATTAAATTGGTTTGAGACAATTTCCTGCCAAAATGTGGGTGTGAAATAATCTGAGAAAAATAAATAGGAATCTTGACTTGCTCAGGTGTGACATCACTTTTATTATATGcatgtttttaaaagaaaatgacaataaataaattttaaaaacaaatattgaggattttttttttttaattaagttcCTCCAAGTATAAAAGAGATTTGATGAAATGGCATTATTTTATGTGTGAAACGACTTTTTTTTGATTGTGCACCTTTAGTGTCACTAACcacactgaggttttttttttttccctgtgtgtAACCTGGttaaaataaatttgtaaatatgACTGTAGCTTAAAATCACTGAGAATCATGTCAGTGATTAGTTTTTGACGAGGAGCGATCCAAAGTGTCTGTGCCTTGTTTGTACATTACTCTTatttatgtactgtatgtgtttaaTTGTTTGATATATAATGTATATACTAGTTAAATAAAGTATTATTCCTTCCAACATAAGCCAGACACAACTTGGTGGAATTTGTTCTCCAAAActtgttgattaaaaaaaaaaaaaagaaaaaaaaaaagtgtttcttttgctttaagattttttttttttttttaactttaatttATATTTAATGCTTTTGTTGAGCTGCTGCTAAACGTTTTGAAAAGTAAAATTCATCCATAGAGGTTTTAGCTCCCGATTAAACCTGCAAAACAAATATTCTGCAAAAACAAATTAGATTCGAGCACCAAGGGTCTTCTTCAATATTTAATCACTATTGAATtaaaaaggtaaattaactacAGTCATTatcaggttcatctttcagcattcTTGGGTcaattttaattcaatttgggaaTGTAGACAGTTTGGGATTCATATGAATTTTCACATGGAAATATGAAATTTTATCTTTAATATCTGCACAAATTGCCTTTGAACTGAAGAAAATGTTACAGGATTTGATTATGAACGTGATTATTGATCCCCTCACTGTTATTTGATACCTGATTAATAAAACAGCTGAGGTTAATCCCATTTTCCAATTAACAAGTTTGTTTTTGCCTTCTGGTCATACTATGATTTACATTCATCTGTGTAATCTACATAAAGGTTTATACATATATAAATTAGTCGTGCGTTATAGTACCTTAACAGCTTGTCTATTCTTAAATTTTCTACACTGgggtccaaaagtatttggacagctgAAACATGTTCTTGCAGTGTTGACTTGGTGAGGCTAAACGGGAGAAGCCCAAAGAGCAAATATCACAACCATTTTGGTTGGCCATTTTATCTTGGAAGTTTACTTCTGTAATAACCATTTTCTGTCGTCTATAAACCATTATGATCTATTAACTTGtctttttgttgttcttgtttgaAGCCATCTTAATTTATCTTATCTTAGCTGATTTTATTTAGTCTTAACTTATCTTGAAAAAAAGTATTATCTTGAACTAGCTATTCTTAACTCTTGTTCTTATCTTACATtatcttaaaaataaaataaaaaaaataatttgtttatttaaaaaaaaaactgtcgtcATAGATTATAGAGTAGATGCCGCATTGGTTACTGAGGCGCatgaaatgcggccgccatcttggaccggtcatcgCAGTTTttccatcacaaggcacagtgaaggtttgatttacttgtttttgtttgttttatctttctgtaatgaagttgctttgttctttattttctctatTCTATAAAGTGtattttagcactgtgtaaaTTTAGGATGTCTGTCAAACATCACTGAGTGGAGCGGGTCGGAtgacccttccaagatggcggcccaCGGCTCGTCAGCAGCCGCGGTCGATGCACTGAACTATATACGGCGTCTACTCTATAATGTCTGTCATAAACGATGGGGAGAGCTCTGAGTGACGTCATCATCCGGCGCCAAACAAAAGCTCCATGTGTAGGAGGAGAAACAAACGGAGAAAaagataacaaaaaaacaaaactgagataTAGAAACGCTAAATAATGTACAGAAAGGTAAAAAACGAAGCGAAGTTTAATGTAAAGTTTTTCTTGTTCGAATGACAGCAGGAAAAGCtgtaacaagaagaagaagaacaagaagtggggaaaaaaagctcTGTAGGAGATCGAGACGCTTTTTAAAGGTCAGTCTGACACTTTGATATTTGTTTTTAGAATTTTAGCAACGACCTTAAACATTTTCCAAACGTCTTAGACACGTTGATAaagttgtcctgctgaaaaactaGTTGACTTCGTCCCCTCCTACCAAATTATATGATTATATGTTATGATGTTTGTGTATTTTGGTttttatttagctttttttttttgttgcttattGTCATTTTGAATGTTAAGAGCACCACACTGGAAATAAGAGTTTATTTTGTGTTATCCTCGTTAATGGTTTGTATTTTGTATGAACTTTAACCCAATAAATCTATACcatctactcaacaaaaatataaacgcaacacttgtggttttgctcccattttgtatgagatgaactcaaagatctaaaactttttccacatacacaatatcaccatttctctcaaatattgttcacaaaccagtctaaatctgtgatagtgagcacttctcctttgctgagataatccatcccacctcacaggtgtgccatatcaagatgctgattagacaccatgattagtgcacacgtgtgccttagactgcccacaataaaaggccactctgaaaggtgcagttttatcacacagcacaatgccacagatgtcacaagatttgagggagcgtgcaattggcatgctgacagcaggaatgtcaaccagagctgttgctcgtgtactgaatgttcatttctctaccataagccgtctccaaagtcgtttcagagaatttggcagtacatccaaccagcctcacaaccgcagaccacgtgtaactacaccagcccaggacctccacatccagcatgttcacctccaagatagtctgagaccagccactcggacagctgctgaaacagtcagtttgcataaccaaagaatttctgcacaaactgtcagaaacagtctcagggaagctcatctgcatgctcgtcatcctcatcggggtctcgacctgactccagttcctcgtcgtaaccgacttgagtgggcaaatgctcatattcgctggcgtttgacacattggagaggtgttctcttcacggatgatgcgaaggagatgtgttgcactgcatgaggcaaatggtggtcacaccagatactgactggtatcccccccaataaaacaaaactgcacctttcagagtggccttttattgtgggcagtctaaggcacacctgtgcactaatcatggtgtctaatcagcatcttggtatggcacacctgtgaggtgggatggattatctcagcaaaggagaagtgctcactatcacagatttcgactggtttgtgaacaatatttgagggaaatggtgatattgtgtatatggaaaaagttttagatctttgagttcatctcatacaaaatgggagcaaaaccaaaagtgttgcgtttatatttttgttgagtataattagaattcaactttaaaataaattactgtgggtaattttttttatttcactatcGATGAGTTGAATGTTTCGACTATATTTGAGCTCGTGGATTTTTTCAAATTATTAAGTTTATTTTTAATGTAACCAGCTGGAGCTGGTTT from Thalassophryne amazonica chromosome 23, fThaAma1.1, whole genome shotgun sequence harbors:
- the LOC117505463 gene encoding FH2 domain-containing protein 1-like, producing the protein MHMIANISSANRTEGFQEEDVAIDVPASPPSSPRQTLRFSDIEGNLATPPDLAPPPPPPPPPPPPLPPPLLPGLGDPAVGLRRKKSVRSFFWKTIPEEQVKGRANLWTQGQMQQHRYQIDVHTIEELFGHSDSQSNDKATPARGLKARGSFRDTKEEVCILDPKRGMNIGIFLKQFKKTNHVIVDDIRHGNSEAYGAEPLRELLKLLPEAEEVKKLKAYCGDVSKLSLADSFMYLLLQLPSYLVRIESMLLKEEFPGSCEAMKQDIRTLRAAIKELMCCEELHAVLHLVLQAGNILNAGGYAGNAVGFKLSSLLSLADTKANKPGMNLLHFVALEAQKKDEKLLEFPLKLSHIQAASRISLETLDFDLQWLTSRTHSVEESIQRDTELLQQLDAFLQRATSSLCSLRGSRQQLRKEGNELLEFFCEDRDTFRLDDCFSIFNTFCSRFTDAVQENMQRERKEEVRQRQLLELEEQKRHSWSGGEEVGGAFGFCHSSEMSMIGAMSQRSETGLLIEFLSSRTHRRSPFNNLDKSRWSRSLRRSRNSPSRSPSLVAERDLSTFLGAGPPSSKVFWETIQGEARKFSQSTTHRFINPEYSTRNQTQSLAVKGSKLSRNQRNQIGEMDPQTPPPPSSRNTGGLRLALTQHTAITYLNQDNTRTLIDHIGPAGEVVRKATANSNQQQSDHNNNGSHLPDHFLNEQKKVLSDHETHFRLGDEKTLNASEDFSMQIPSSDEKPQTGTSKISNMTVLIEKCTLVPELKLFDKVMTPKCHEGEVPHSIRLHGHHQDDLVVADLEEEVADQSRVWEAQNNSQVVNTGKSNMPMRCSSSPTPSEREEEEKMVVWCVTGVCEAADELTRSNDVPVQMVDPRWHDNQADHQDSCTAFSRTPSELHPANKTPVPEPISSQPVPVSRPEDPSLPISSSRQPASANKMPAVTTDASKEDKGPASQENVAEHLSSEKIGLDALPEQLPHGKSRSEISSRCTAKENTRVVSSTSEKAQPETSTKLLGKNRPSSKTRPSGLKVSNAQTAVSNKSKAIRTLTKSENEDIRRVVHISKSTRGASSPGKHSEKPPGHKSPSRTSAPASLTVSNPSGASLQQGDRPLSAPSSRRASIHKIQDPKEVPAVKESVRDQKDKLQRRPSIRKPLVKPKAQPEEKMCRSTLRALSQAVAKGGGSASAPVTPSHKTTATSSSQLPSFARSTASSTFRRSQTTLTSPAPPHSSHRSTDLSPKTSPRTTSSSCTHPSSTASTFIQTGSLRASMSSRSLDLRSPSSSSLQKTSKSIRTLPCSPSCDSLAPPKGQQQKTSGSFSDKSSHSNESGKPTKPGWR